The following proteins come from a genomic window of Pseudomonas putida:
- the folD gene encoding bifunctional methylenetetrahydrofolate dehydrogenase/methenyltetrahydrofolate cyclohydrolase FolD produces the protein MTAHLIDGKAIAASLRQQIAQRVVERRQQGLRTPGLAVILVGTDPASQVYVSHKRKDCEEVGFISQAFDLPSETTQQALTELIDRLNDDPAVDGILLQLPLPAHLDASLLLERIRPDKDVDGFHPYNIGRLAQRIPLLRPCTPKGIMTLLESTGQDLYGMNAVIVGASNIVGRPMAMELLLAGCTVTVCHRFTKDLAGHVGRADLVVVAAGKPGLVKGEWVKEGAIVIDVGINRQEDGKLVGDVVYETALARAGWITPVPGGVGPMTRACLLENTLYAAEELHK, from the coding sequence ATGACTGCACACCTAATCGATGGCAAGGCTATCGCCGCCAGCCTGCGCCAGCAGATCGCTCAACGTGTCGTGGAGCGTCGCCAGCAAGGCCTGCGCACGCCGGGCCTGGCGGTGATCCTGGTCGGCACCGACCCCGCCTCCCAAGTCTATGTCTCGCACAAGCGCAAGGACTGCGAAGAGGTCGGCTTCATTTCGCAGGCTTTCGACCTGCCCAGCGAGACCACGCAACAGGCCCTGACCGAGCTGATCGACCGTCTCAATGACGATCCGGCCGTCGACGGCATCCTGCTGCAACTGCCGCTGCCGGCGCACCTGGACGCCTCGCTGCTGCTCGAGCGCATTCGCCCGGACAAGGATGTGGACGGTTTCCATCCTTACAACATCGGCCGCCTGGCCCAGCGTATTCCGCTGCTGCGCCCATGCACGCCAAAAGGCATCATGACCCTGCTGGAAAGCACCGGCCAGGACCTGTACGGCATGAACGCGGTGATCGTCGGCGCGTCCAACATCGTTGGCCGCCCGATGGCCATGGAACTGCTGCTGGCCGGCTGTACCGTGACCGTCTGCCACCGCTTCACCAAGGATCTGGCCGGCCATGTCGGGCGTGCCGACCTGGTGGTCGTGGCTGCCGGCAAGCCGGGCCTGGTCAAGGGTGAGTGGGTCAAGGAAGGCGCCATCGTCATCGACGTGGGCATCAACCGCCAGGAAGACGGCAAGCTGGTTGGCGACGTGGTCTACGAGACTGCCCTGGCACGCGCCGGCTGGATCACACCAGTGCCGGGCGGCGTCGGGCCGATGACCCGGGCGTGCCTGCTTGAGAACACGCTGTATGCGGCAGAAGAGCTGCACAAGTAA
- a CDS encoding EAL domain-containing protein, translating into MDDNYRAAVDAAAIFSETDLRGNITYVNQQFCSISGYSREELLGANHRILNSGLHEPTFFVGMWRALAAGRVWKGEICNRSKDGSLYWVDSTMVPLVDPLTGQVRKYVSIRFDVTEKRQLLHTLQWRVGHDVLTGLPNRAYLSDLLNQALACSRREGISLAVCMLDLDGFKAVNDGYGHAVGDLLLVEVAQRLKSILRGGDAVARLSGDEFVLILRDVDDECQLHAALQRVLRALAAPCVVRGHTLSLSASIGVTLYPQDDEDADTLVRHADQAMYVAKQRGRNRYHLFDVTQEQELKATHQTVARVRRALRNGELCLYYQPKVNLRSGKVLGFEGLLRWQRPGRGVVPPGDFLPWVEQTDLIVEIGEWVIGQALSQLQVWQLQGQPWSLSVNIAARHLQRSDFAERLQQLLAAYPAVDPALLDLEIVESVAIDNLQHVSRCLDACRALGVRFSLDDFGTGYSSLSYLKRLPTQTIKIDQSFVRDILHDQDDLALTEAVIGLARAFGREVIAEGLESVEHGRVLMDLGCELAQGYCIARPMPASEVQAWAQAYRQPAQWRDP; encoded by the coding sequence ATGGATGATAACTATCGCGCGGCCGTGGACGCGGCCGCGATCTTTTCGGAAACCGACCTGCGTGGGAACATCACCTACGTCAATCAGCAGTTCTGCAGCATCTCGGGCTACAGCCGTGAGGAGCTGCTGGGGGCCAACCACCGTATCCTCAATTCCGGCCTGCATGAGCCGACGTTCTTTGTCGGCATGTGGCGGGCTTTGGCTGCCGGGCGGGTGTGGAAGGGCGAAATCTGCAACCGGTCCAAGGACGGTTCGTTGTATTGGGTCGACAGCACCATGGTGCCGCTGGTCGACCCGCTAACAGGCCAGGTGCGCAAGTATGTATCCATCCGCTTTGACGTTACAGAGAAGCGTCAGCTACTGCATACCTTGCAGTGGCGGGTGGGCCACGATGTGCTCACCGGCCTGCCCAACCGCGCCTATTTGTCCGACCTGCTGAACCAGGCCCTGGCCTGTTCGCGCCGTGAAGGCATCTCGCTGGCGGTGTGCATGCTCGACCTGGATGGTTTCAAGGCGGTCAACGACGGCTACGGGCATGCCGTGGGTGACCTGCTGCTGGTGGAAGTGGCGCAGCGTTTGAAGAGTATCCTGCGCGGTGGTGATGCCGTTGCCCGGCTGTCGGGCGACGAGTTCGTGCTGATCCTGCGCGACGTCGACGATGAGTGCCAGCTGCATGCAGCCCTGCAGCGGGTATTGCGGGCATTGGCGGCGCCTTGTGTGGTGCGTGGGCATACGCTGTCGCTCAGCGCCAGTATAGGCGTGACCCTGTATCCGCAGGATGACGAAGATGCCGACACCCTGGTGCGCCACGCCGACCAGGCCATGTATGTGGCCAAGCAGCGCGGGCGCAACCGTTACCACCTGTTCGATGTGACGCAGGAGCAGGAGCTCAAGGCCACCCACCAGACCGTGGCGCGCGTGCGCCGGGCGCTACGCAACGGCGAGTTGTGTCTTTACTACCAACCCAAGGTCAACCTGCGCAGTGGCAAGGTACTGGGCTTCGAGGGGTTGTTGCGCTGGCAGCGGCCGGGCCGTGGCGTGGTGCCGCCAGGCGATTTCCTGCCGTGGGTAGAACAGACCGACCTGATCGTCGAAATCGGCGAGTGGGTGATAGGGCAGGCATTGAGCCAGTTGCAGGTCTGGCAGTTGCAAGGGCAGCCCTGGTCACTGAGCGTGAATATCGCCGCGCGGCACTTGCAGCGCAGTGACTTTGCCGAGCGCCTGCAGCAACTGCTGGCAGCGTACCCGGCGGTGGACCCGGCGCTGCTGGACCTGGAAATCGTCGAGTCAGTGGCCATCGACAACCTGCAGCACGTCAGCCGCTGCCTGGACGCCTGCCGTGCGCTGGGTGTGCGTTTCTCGCTGGACGATTTCGGCACCGGTTATTCGTCGTTGAGTTACCTGAAACGCTTGCCGACCCAGACGATCAAGATCGACCAGTCGTTCGTACGGGACATCCTTCATGACCAGGACGACCTGGCGCTGACGGAGGCGGTGATCGGCCTGGCCCGGGCGTTTGGCCGCGAGGTGATTGCCGAGGGGCTGGAGAGTGTCGAGCATGGCCGGGTACTGATGGACCTGGGCTGCGAGCTGGCGCAGGGTTACTGCATTGCCCGGCCGATGCCGGCCAGTGAAGTGCAAGCCTGGGCACAGGCCTACCGGCAGCCGGCGCAGTGGCGTGACCCTTGA